A window of Variovorax sp. PBL-E5 contains these coding sequences:
- a CDS encoding acyclic terpene utilization AtuA family protein, with protein sequence MKQITGVAPSGSMGSGYNVESFKRAMAANPDFIGQDAGSTDMGPYYHGDDKPFLPLSAYRRDLEVMLAAARSARIPLLIGSAITNGSNRTLALMAQMVREVAKEKKLAFRLAVIDAEIDKTYLKAKAANGKVEAMGPDSDLSAAMIDAAGPIVAQMGMEPFMHALEGGADVVIAGRACDDAIFAALPVLRGFDAGLALHCGKILECAGLSALPYDLGEPMIGRVREDHFEVEPGNANNRCTTVSVAGHSLYERSDPFLQAGPGGINDLTNASFEQVDPRRVKVAGSRFIQDAQYRVKLEGAERIGYRSIVIVGIRDAVMIRELDGVIAHARERAEQRFGARSDGIHLMFRSYGKDGVMGALEPDKAFVPKEVGLVIDAVAPTQDLATAVAMFTRGVMQHADYPGILTTAGNMAYPFSPFGIPVGPAYRYNIYHLMPVANPLECFPVRFEEIR encoded by the coding sequence ATGAAACAAATCACCGGAGTCGCGCCCTCGGGATCGATGGGCAGCGGCTACAACGTCGAGTCGTTCAAGCGGGCCATGGCCGCGAACCCCGACTTCATCGGCCAAGACGCAGGCTCCACCGACATGGGGCCTTACTACCACGGCGACGACAAGCCCTTCCTGCCGCTCTCCGCGTATCGACGCGACCTGGAAGTGATGCTGGCTGCCGCGCGGTCCGCCAGGATTCCGCTGCTGATCGGCTCCGCCATCACGAACGGCTCCAACCGGACACTGGCGCTGATGGCGCAGATGGTGCGCGAGGTGGCGAAAGAAAAGAAGCTCGCGTTTCGCCTCGCGGTGATCGACGCCGAAATCGACAAGACCTACCTGAAGGCCAAGGCAGCGAACGGCAAGGTCGAGGCGATGGGCCCCGACAGCGACCTCAGCGCCGCCATGATCGACGCGGCCGGGCCGATCGTCGCGCAGATGGGCATGGAGCCCTTCATGCACGCGCTGGAAGGCGGCGCCGACGTGGTGATCGCGGGCCGCGCCTGCGACGATGCGATCTTTGCCGCGCTGCCGGTGCTGCGCGGATTCGACGCGGGCCTGGCCTTGCACTGCGGCAAGATCCTGGAATGCGCGGGCCTGTCCGCGCTGCCCTACGACCTGGGCGAACCGATGATCGGCCGCGTGCGCGAAGACCACTTCGAGGTGGAGCCCGGCAACGCAAACAACCGCTGCACCACGGTGTCGGTGGCGGGCCACTCGCTCTACGAGCGCAGCGACCCCTTCCTGCAGGCCGGGCCCGGCGGCATCAATGACCTGACGAACGCGAGCTTCGAGCAGGTCGACCCACGACGCGTGAAGGTCGCCGGCAGCCGCTTCATCCAGGACGCACAGTACCGCGTGAAGCTCGAAGGCGCCGAGCGCATCGGCTACCGCAGCATCGTGATCGTCGGCATCCGCGACGCAGTGATGATCCGCGAGCTCGACGGTGTGATCGCGCATGCGAGGGAACGCGCCGAGCAGCGCTTCGGCGCCCGGTCCGATGGCATTCATCTGATGTTCCGCAGCTATGGCAAGGATGGCGTGATGGGCGCGCTGGAGCCGGACAAGGCATTCGTGCCCAAGGAAGTGGGCCTGGTGATCGATGCGGTGGCGCCCACGCAGGACCTTGCGACAGCGGTGGCGATGTTCACTCGCGGCGTGATGCAGCACGCCGACTACCCGGGCATCCTCACCACCGCCGGCAACATGGCCTACCCCTTCTCGCCCTTCGGCATTCCGGTGGGGCCTGCGTACCGCTACAACATCTATCACCTGATGCCGGTGGCCAACCCGCTGGAATGCTTTCCGGTGCGCTTCGAGGAAATCCGATGA
- a CDS encoding DUF4387 domain-containing protein, translating into MTDKPLTDYAKVIRSKNSGPFELTFDVMFDRDEAYRIVKESGAINFDAMAKAFAVPREHVLVCTAFDAARAFKITLKRPVSSGDLEDRDVYGCQQHLPLTTLRIAA; encoded by the coding sequence ATGACAGACAAACCCCTGACCGACTACGCGAAGGTCATCCGCAGCAAGAACTCCGGGCCGTTCGAGTTGACCTTCGACGTGATGTTCGACCGCGACGAGGCCTACCGCATCGTCAAGGAAAGCGGCGCGATCAACTTCGACGCCATGGCGAAAGCGTTTGCCGTTCCGCGCGAGCATGTGCTCGTGTGCACCGCGTTCGACGCGGCGCGCGCCTTCAAGATCACGCTCAAGCGCCCCGTGAGTTCGGGTGACCTGGAAGACCGCGATGTCTATGGTTGCCAGCAGCACCTGCCGCTCACCACGCTGAGGATTGCGGCATGA
- a CDS encoding RraA family protein has protein sequence MSIFETLAGVDTGTLCNAMIVLDPSLRGRNYTLDAVVAANAEMPPFTGYALTAKIVSDKPTKDSHDTMLARRFAYYRYLQQARRPSLVVMEDCGERRGMGCIWGEIQVSIHKAMGLVGAVTNGAIRDIGTLPAGIGLLGGNVCPGSGFAHMVAFDTPVSVFGLPVSPGDLVHADRHGCVVIPAGLADALPAAIARVAQREQTFLAALNAPGLDADKLAAAWRVFEVK, from the coding sequence ATGAGCATCTTCGAAACGCTTGCCGGCGTGGACACGGGGACGCTGTGCAACGCGATGATCGTGCTCGACCCGTCGCTGCGGGGGAGGAACTACACGCTGGATGCAGTCGTCGCGGCCAACGCCGAGATGCCTCCGTTCACGGGCTACGCGCTCACGGCGAAGATCGTTTCGGACAAGCCGACGAAGGACAGCCACGACACGATGCTGGCGCGCCGCTTCGCGTACTACCGCTATTTGCAGCAGGCCCGCCGGCCGTCACTGGTGGTGATGGAAGACTGCGGCGAGCGCCGAGGCATGGGCTGCATCTGGGGCGAGATCCAGGTGTCGATCCACAAGGCGATGGGGCTGGTGGGCGCGGTGACCAACGGCGCCATCCGCGACATCGGCACGCTGCCCGCAGGGATCGGCCTGCTGGGCGGCAATGTGTGCCCCGGGTCCGGCTTCGCGCACATGGTGGCGTTCGACACGCCGGTGAGCGTGTTCGGGCTGCCCGTGTCACCGGGGGACCTGGTGCATGCCGACCGCCACGGCTGCGTGGTGATTCCCGCGGGCCTGGCGGATGCGCTGCCGGCGGCGATTGCAAGGGTGGCGCAGCGGGAACAGACATTCCTCGCCGCCTTGAACGCACCCGGGCTCGACGCCGACAAGCTTGCTGCGGCCTGGCGGGTGTTCGAGGTGAAGTAG
- a CDS encoding Gfo/Idh/MocA family protein produces the protein MSKLPIAVIGAGLIGKTHIDCALADPDIERVGIADPTPAAAELARVIGVPCFADYPSLLATAKPRGVVVATPNATHAPITIDCLEQGAAVLVEKPIADTLDDGRRICDASRATGLPVLVGHQRRHNTIMRKARAIVGAGTLGRPVSATALCTWLKPRDYFDVAWRRGTGT, from the coding sequence ATGAGCAAACTACCCATCGCCGTCATCGGAGCCGGTCTGATCGGCAAGACGCATATCGATTGCGCGCTGGCCGATCCGGACATCGAACGGGTCGGCATTGCCGATCCGACACCGGCTGCTGCCGAGCTCGCCAGAGTGATCGGCGTTCCCTGCTTCGCCGACTACCCGAGCCTGCTCGCCACCGCGAAGCCAAGGGGCGTGGTGGTGGCGACGCCGAATGCGACACATGCCCCGATCACGATCGACTGCCTCGAGCAAGGCGCCGCAGTGCTGGTCGAGAAGCCGATCGCCGACACGCTCGATGACGGACGGCGCATCTGCGACGCATCGCGAGCCACCGGCTTGCCGGTCCTGGTCGGCCATCAGCGCCGCCACAACACGATCATGCGCAAGGCCCGGGCCATCGTCGGCGCCGGCACGCTCGGCCGGCCGGTCAGTGCCACCGCGCTGTGCACCTGGCTCAAGCCGCGCGACTATTTCGACGTGGCGTGGCGCCGTGGAACTGGGACTTGA
- a CDS encoding LysR substrate-binding domain-containing protein, protein MVESRHILCTSPEYLAQRGHPKTVAELAEHECLLYRERDQPIGNWRLSRPKGIESVKVTSRFSSNHSDVVKGWSLDGKGICLLSVWDIAQPLLDGRAVRVLPSHHEPADIWAMTSTRSAGSAKVRVCVEFLKKQLVHGPHALKTKLGR, encoded by the coding sequence ATGGTGGAGAGCAGGCACATTCTTTGCACTTCGCCCGAGTACCTCGCGCAACGCGGCCACCCGAAGACGGTGGCCGAACTCGCGGAACACGAATGCCTGCTCTACCGCGAGCGCGACCAGCCGATCGGAAACTGGCGACTGAGCAGGCCGAAGGGCATCGAGTCGGTCAAGGTCACGAGCAGATTCAGCTCGAACCACAGCGACGTGGTGAAGGGATGGAGTCTCGACGGCAAGGGCATCTGCCTGCTGTCGGTCTGGGATATCGCGCAGCCCCTGCTCGACGGGCGCGCGGTCAGGGTGCTGCCCTCCCATCACGAGCCGGCGGACATCTGGGCCATGACCAGCACCCGGTCGGCCGGCTCGGCGAAAGTCAGGGTGTGCGTGGAATTCCTGAAGAAACAGCTCGTGCATGGACCGCACGCGCTGAAGACGAAGCTGGGCAGATAG
- a CDS encoding glutathione S-transferase family protein, whose protein sequence is MITLYDCSTAPSPRRARILLAEKGIVHETVQVDLRNNEQLGDAYRQLNPQCTVPALRTGEGPLLTDNAAITAYAEARCPEPPLLGITPHEKAEIASWNWRIEFEGLMAIAEAMRNSAPSMANRALPGPVDYAQIPELAQRGLARLQQFFAVLNERLAGRDFVATDRFSVADITAVVAVDFARVAKVKPGEQHPHLQRWRAAMAQRASMSL, encoded by the coding sequence ATGATCACGCTGTACGACTGCAGCACGGCGCCGAGCCCGCGCCGGGCGCGCATCCTCCTGGCCGAGAAGGGCATCGTCCACGAGACGGTCCAGGTGGACCTGCGAAACAACGAGCAGCTCGGCGACGCCTACCGCCAGCTGAATCCCCAGTGCACCGTGCCCGCACTGCGCACCGGAGAGGGCCCGCTGCTGACCGACAACGCAGCGATCACGGCCTACGCGGAGGCGCGCTGTCCGGAACCGCCGCTCCTGGGCATCACGCCCCATGAGAAGGCCGAGATCGCCAGCTGGAACTGGCGCATCGAGTTCGAGGGACTGATGGCCATCGCCGAAGCCATGCGCAACAGCGCGCCTTCGATGGCCAACCGGGCCTTGCCCGGACCGGTGGACTATGCGCAGATCCCCGAACTGGCGCAGCGCGGCCTGGCCCGGCTCCAGCAGTTCTTCGCCGTGCTGAACGAGCGTCTGGCGGGGCGCGATTTCGTCGCCACGGATCGCTTCAGCGTCGCCGACATCACGGCGGTGGTGGCCGTCGACTTCGCCCGGGTGGCGAAGGTGAAGCCGGGGGAACAGCACCCGCATCTGCAGCGCTGGCGCGCGGCGATGGCGCAGCGCGCGTCGATGTCGCTCTAG
- the yghU gene encoding glutathione-dependent disulfide-bond oxidoreductase produces MNGASPYTPPTVWTWNAANGGKFANINRPIAGPTHEKDLPVGRHPLQLYSLATPNGVKVTVMLEELLELGHRGAEYDAWLIRINEGDQFGSGFVAVNPNSKIPALWDRTEEARPVRVFESGAILQYLAEKFGAFLPTHPGERAECLSWLFWQMGSAPFLGGGFGHFYAYAPSKIEYAIDRYAMEVKRQLDVLDRRLAESPYLAGDAYTIADMAVWPWYGTLVKGQLYEAGEFLQVHEYTHVLRWTDAIAQRPAVRRGRMVNRSWGQPSSQLHERHDATDFETRTQDKMTAKDPA; encoded by the coding sequence ATGAATGGTGCTTCACCCTACACACCCCCTACGGTCTGGACCTGGAACGCTGCCAACGGCGGCAAGTTCGCGAACATCAACCGCCCGATCGCAGGCCCGACCCACGAAAAGGACCTGCCGGTGGGACGCCATCCGCTGCAGCTCTACTCGCTGGCCACGCCCAACGGGGTCAAGGTCACGGTGATGCTGGAGGAACTGCTCGAGCTCGGCCATCGCGGTGCGGAGTACGACGCGTGGCTGATCCGGATCAACGAGGGCGATCAGTTCGGCAGCGGCTTCGTCGCGGTCAATCCGAATTCCAAGATCCCCGCGCTGTGGGACCGCACCGAAGAAGCAAGGCCGGTGCGCGTCTTCGAGTCCGGTGCGATCCTGCAATACCTCGCAGAGAAGTTCGGCGCCTTTCTTCCGACCCATCCCGGCGAGCGGGCCGAATGCCTGTCGTGGCTGTTCTGGCAGATGGGCAGCGCGCCCTTCCTCGGTGGCGGGTTCGGACACTTCTATGCCTATGCGCCGAGCAAGATCGAATACGCCATCGATCGCTACGCCATGGAGGTCAAGCGGCAGCTCGATGTGCTGGACCGCCGCTTGGCCGAGAGCCCGTATCTGGCCGGGGACGCCTACACCATTGCCGACATGGCGGTCTGGCCCTGGTACGGCACGCTCGTGAAGGGGCAGCTCTACGAAGCGGGCGAGTTCCTTCAGGTCCACGAATACACCCACGTCCTGCGCTGGACCGACGCGATCGCTCAACGGCCGGCCGTGCGGCGCGGGCGCATGGTCAATCGAAGCTGGGGACAACCGTCGAGCCAGCTCCACGAGCGCCACGATGCCACCGACTTCGAGACCCGAACCCAGGACAAGATGACCGCGAAGGACCCCGCATGA